From the genome of Arthrobacter russicus:
GAGTGTCGGTGTACTGGTTGTAGGCGCTGAATTTGTCGCTCACGTCGAAGACTTCGCGCGAGGTCCAGTACTTGCAGATCGGCTGCCCCTCGATCGCCCCGGTGTGGTCGGTCGGAAAGGTCACGCCGTCGTTCTCGTAGGCCTTGTAGACGATCCCGCTCTCATGCACTTTCTGAAAGTGGGTCAGGATGCCCAGATGCTCGGTGGCCAAGTTGGTGAAGCGGTGCGCTGCGGTTTCATAGGACACCGCAAAAGCATCCCGAATGTCCTCCACAGCGATGCTCTTGGCGGCTTTGGCGCGCTGCAGGAAATCCACAGTCTGCTTCTCCGGCAACAACAGCGCTGCCGCGAAATAATTGGTCGCCACCCGTTGCGAGAGGAATTCCCCGTAGCTGGTCGGCGTCTGGTGCCCCAGGACGTAGTGCCCCAGGGCCTGCAGCAGCACCGAACGCGGGTCATGTTCGCTGCGGCTCGATTGGGTGAGATAAATTCGGCGATTCTTCAAGTCAGTGACGCTGCGGGTGGAATGCGGCAAATCCGTCACATGGTGCAGGGTGAAACCGAGATGGTTCGCGATGTCCGCGATGACGTGTTGCGAGAGCGGTCCCCCGGCATAGCCGACGCCGGAAAGCACCTTGGCGGCCTCCGCCTCATACTCGCCGAAATAGTTGTTCCGTTCGCGCATTTGCAGGCGCAGCGCGGTGTTGGCCCGGCGGGCTTCTTCCGGGGTGGCGATCTGTTCGTTGAGTCGGCGTTCCAGCTCGGCCTGCAAACCCACCAGGGCTTCCAAAGCATCCATCGAAAGCCGCGAGGACACCCGGACTTTGGGCAATCCCAGTGATTCGTAAAGCGATCCGCGCTGCGCCCGTTCCAATTCGATTTCCAACGCTGCCCGCCGGCTGGGCGGCTCGGCTCCGAGCAGCTGTTCGATGCTCACGCCGAGCGCCTTCGACAACCCGTGCAACAGGCTCAGTTTCGGCTCCCGCTTGCCGTTCTCGATCATCGACAACTGCGAAGGTGCGGCATCCACCATGAGCCCCAAGTCATCGAGCGTCAGCTTCGCGCTTTTGCGCAGGTGCCGGACCCGGCGCCCCAGGCTGATCACGTCGATTTCGTCGTTGCCGGGGTCCCGTTTGGTACCCGGCGCCGGCCGTTGCCAGGTTGGACTCGTCATTTCTTGATGATACGTGAAGAAACGCAAATCTTTCCAGAATATTTTCTAGAAACCTGCTTGAAAACGGAGAAAAGTAAGACATACGAAGAAGTTCAGCCCGGATTCACTTCCGGGAAGCAGATATCAAGGAGCAGGACATGTCGGAGAATCAGCAGAAAACAGCAGAGGCGCTGGAGCTGGAGTGGGCAGCCAATCCCCGTTGGGAAGGCGTGCGCCGCGATTACTCGGCAGCCGACGTCGTCAAGCTCGCCGGACGCGTGCAGGAAGAGGCCACCTTGGCCCGCCGCGGATCCGAGAAGCTCTGGGACCAACTGCGAAACGCCGGCCCGGAAGGCTACACCAATGCGCTCGGCGCGCTGACCGGCAATCAGGCCGTGCAGCAGGTCAAAGCCGGGCTCAAGGCGATCTACCTTTCCGGCTGGCAGGTTGCCGCCGATGCGAACACCTCCGGCAACACCTACCCGGATCAGTCGCTCTACCCGGTCAACTCGGTACCCACGGTGGTCCGCCGGATCAACAACGCGCTGCTGCGGGCTGATCAAATCGAATTCTCGGAAGGCAAACAGTCGGTCGAAGATTGGCTCGTGCCGATCGTCGCCGACGCCGAGGCCGGCTTCGGCGGCCCGCTCAATGCCTACGAACTCATGAAGTCGATGATCCAGGCCGGCGCTTCGGGCGTGCACTGGGAAGACCAGCTCGCTTCGGAAAAGAAGTGCGGACACTTGGGCGGCAAGGTGCTCATTCCCACCCAGCAGCACGTCCGCACCCTGAACGCGGCCCGGCTCGCGGCCGACGTCGCCGGCGTACCGTCGGTGATCATCGCCCGCACCGATGCCGAGGCGGCCACCCTGATCACTTCCGACGTCGACGAGCGCGACCAGGAATTCATCACCGGCGAGCGCACTGCGGAGGGCTTCTACAAGGTGCGCAACGGGATTGAACCCTGCATCGCCCGGGCCAAGGCCTACGCACCCTACTCCGATCTGATCTGGATGGAGACCGGCACCCCGGACCTGGAACTGGCGAAGAAGTTCTCCGAAGCCGTCCGGAGCGAGTTCCCGGACCAGATGCTCGCCTACAACTGTTCGCCGTCGTTCAACTGGAAGAAGCACTTGGACGACGCCACGATCGCCAAGTTCCAGCGCGAACTCGGCGCGATGGGCTTCAAGTTCCAGTTCATTACCCTGGCCGGCTTCCACGCCCTGAACTACTCGATGTTCGATCTGGCCCACGGCTACGCCCGGGACGGAATGAGCGCGTACGTCGAATTGCAGGAGAAGGAATTCGCTTCCGAAGACCGCGGCTACACCGCAACCAAGCACCAGCGCGAAGTGGGCACCGGCTACTTCGACTTGGTGGCAACCGCACTGAACCCCAGCGGCAGCACGCTCGCCTTGGCTGGCTCTACCGAAGCCCAGCAATTCCACTAAGCGGCAGGGCGGGCCGCCACCGGCCCGCCCCACCCACCCCACGGCTTTTAGACAGGACCAGATCATGAACTCCACGAACAGCCTGAACGGCATCACCTTCAACGGCATCACGTTGACCGCCCAGCCGATCCACCGCCAGGAAGAAATCCTCACCCCGGAAGCACTCGACTTCATTGCCGCGCTGCACCGGGCCACTTCGGGCCGGCGCCAAGAACTGCTCCAGGACCGGCAGACCCGGCGGCAGCAGATCGGCAACGGCGTGGACCCGCGTTTCCTGCGCGAGACCTCGGCGATCCGGGAGGACCCGAACTGGCGGGTTGCACCGCCGGCCCCCGGCCTGGAAGACCGCCGAGTGGAAATCACCGGACCGGTCGACCGCAAGATGACGATCAACGCGCTGAATTCCGGCGCAAAGGTCTGGCTCGCCGATATGGAAGATTCCTCGACGCCGAGCTGGCGCAATGTGATCCAAGGCCAGATCAATTTGATCGACGCCCTGGAACGCCGCATCGACTTCACCTCGCCGGAGGGCAAGGAGTACAAGCTCGGCGCGGAAAACCCGACGATCGTGGTCCGCCCGCGCGGCTGGCATTTGCCGGAAAAGCACATGTTGATCAACAACAAGCCGATCGCCGGCGGCCTGGTCGACTTCGGTTTGTACTTCTTCCACAATGCGAAGCGCCTGATCGCCCAGGGCAAGGGACCGTACTTCTACTTGCCAAAGATCGAGAACCACTTGGAAGCCCGGCTGTGGAACGACATCTTCATCCTGGCCCAGGACCTGCTCGACATTCCGCAGGGCACGATCCGCGCCACGGTGCTGATCGAGACCATCACCGCCGCCTTCGAAATGGAGGAGATCCTCTACGAACTGCGTGATCACGCTTCTGGCTTGAACGCCGGGCGTTGGGACTACTTGTTCTCGGTGATCAAGAATTTCCGCACCCGCGGCCCGCGCTTCGTGCTGCCGGACCGCAACGAGATCACCATGACCGCACCGTTCATGCGGGCCTACACCGAGCAGTTGGTCCGGGCCTGCCACCGCCGCGGCGCCATGGCCATTGGGGGCATGGCGGCATTCATCCCGAACCGCCGCGATCCGGAAGCCAATGAGATCGCGCTGGGCAAGGTGCGGGCGGACAAAACCCGCGAGGCCACCGATGGCTTCGACGGATCCTGGGTTGCCCACCCGGACCTGGTCCCGGTGGCCATGGAGGTCTTCGACGGCGCTCTGGGCGAGCGTCCGAACCAAATCGAGAAGCTCCGCGAAGACGTGATTCCGGACGACAAGGCGCTGCTCAACGTCGCCGCGACCCAGGGCTCGATCACCGAAGCCGGGGTCCGGATGAACATTGAGGTCGGCATTCGCTACATCGAATCTTGGCTGCGCGGCAACGGTGCGGCAGCGATCCACAACCTGATGGAAGACGCGGCGACGGCGGAGATCTCCCGCTCGCAGATCTGGCAGTGGATCTACTCCGAAGCGATCACCGATCAGGGCGAGATCATCACCGAGGCCTGGGTCCGGGAGTTGCTCGACGACGAATTCAGCAAGATCGAGCGCAGCGAGGGCGACCGGTTCGACGACGCCCGGGAGATCTTCGAAGAAGTCGCCTTGGGCGAAGCTTTCCCGACCTTCCTGACCGTACCCGCCTATGCCCGGTTCCTGCACGAAGCCCGAGATGCCGAGCTGAGCGCAGCCTGAAACCTGGTCGATTCGCCGACGTCACCGCCTCAGACAGCCCGAGATCCGGGCCAGGCGAAACGGCCGCATGCGAAAGGGGACCCCTCGTGGAGCGAGGGGTCCCCTTTCGCATGCGGCCGTAGCCCAGCTTCCGGGGCTGGAAGTTGAGCTGGAACGCCGCAGCCCAGCTTCCGGGGCTGGAAGTTGAGCTGGAACGCCGCAGCCCAGCTTCCGGGGCTGGAAGTTGAGCTGGAACGACGTCGAACGCGGGGCCGAAGCGACGGGTGGCAAGGCATTGACATGCAGCCATATGGCTGCCTATTCTTGATCTGTGGATGAGATTTTCCGAGCCCTCTCGGACCCGAGCCGGCGTTCCTTGCTCGATGATCTCAACCGGCGCAATGGGCAAACCCAGGGCGAACTGTGCTCCGGATTGTCCATGGCGCGCCAATCCGTGAGCAAACACCTGGCCATCCTGGAGCACGCCAACCTGATCAGTACGGTCAAACGGGGACGCGAAAAGCTCCACTATTTGAATGCGGAACCGATCAACGCCATCGCAGACCGCTGGATCAACCGGTATGACCAGCGTCGCGCAGCAGCGCTCGCCGATCTCAAATCAGCATTGGAGCACAACCCCATGGACAACTCTGGAACCGACGAAGACTTCGTCTACACCACCTACATCAAGACCACGCCGGAAAAGCTCTGGCAGGCGCTCACCGAACCAGCCTTCATCAAGCAGTACTGGGGCATCGAGTTGATTTCCGACTGGAAAGTCGGCTCGACGATCGACTGGCAAGTGGCTGGCGTGACGATTTCCGAGCCCGAGCAGGTGGTCCTGATCTCGGACAAGCCGAGGAAGCTCAGCTTTACCTGGCACACCGTGACCGAGGAATTCGGAAAGGCGATCAACGCCGACCCGCAAGAAGTGGCCGACATGGCCGCAGAGAAGCGTTCAACGGCGACCTTCGAGTTGGAACAACAAGGCGACGTCGTCAAGCTCACCTTGATCCATTCGGGCTTCCCGAAAGACAGCGCGCTGCGCGCCGGGGTCTCCCAGGGTTGGCAGCCGATCCTGTCCAGCCTCAAGACCTTGTTGGAAACCGGTACGCCGCTGCCGGCCGAATAGCACACCGCGCTTCCTGCCCTCGGGGAATTCTTCTCCGGCCTGCGGAGTTGCCGACAACGTGAAGATTGAAATCTGGTCGGACATCGCCTGCCCCTGGTGCTATATCGGCAAGCGCCGTTTCGAGACCGCGCTCGCCGGATTCCCGCAACGGGATCAGGTTGAGTTGGAGTGGAAGAGTTTCCAGCTCGACCCGTCGCTGCCCGAACATTACGACGGTACGGAGTTGGAATATCTGAGCCAACGCAAAGGCATGGCCGAAGCCCAAGTGGCGCAGATGTTCGAACACGTCAAGGCGCAAGCCGCGGGCGAGGGCTTGGCCTATGACTTCGACACTTTGACCGTGGCGAACAGCCACCTCGGCCACGAGCTGATTCACTTCGCGGCCCAGCACGGCAAACAGGACCAGGCAAAAGAGGCCCTGCTCAGACTGCACTTCGAGCAGGGGGTGGACATCGGCGACGTCGACGCCCTGGTGGAGGTCGCCGTCGGGCTCGACCTGGAAGGTGCAGCGGCACGCGCCGCACTCACCGACCGGGAGTTCGAGGCCGACGTCGATCAGGACATCGCCGAAGCCCACACCCTGGGCATCCAGGGTGTGCCGTTTTTCGTGATCGACCGCAAGTACGGCGTCTCCGGCGCGCAGAGCCCCGAGGTATTCAGCCAGACGCTCAACGAGGCCTGGAAAGAAAGCCACCCGCTCATCATGAACGGCACTGCCGACGCTGAAGCCTGCGGGCCGGACAACTGCGCTATTTGACCGCGCCCGCGGTCAGCCCTGCGACGAAGTTCTTCTGCAGGAACAAGAAGCCCACCACGACCGGGATGCTCACCACGAGCGAAGCGGCCATGATCTGGTTCCAGTAGACATTGGTCTGGGTGGAATAGAGCTGCAGTCCGACCGCGAGGGTACGGTTTTCGTCGGTGGTCATCACCGAGGCGAACAGCACCTCGCCCCAGGACGTCATGAAGGAATAAATCGCAACGGCGATCAGCCCGGGCCGCGCCGCGGGCAACACCACACGCCAGAGCGCGCCCATCGGACCGGCCCCGTCGACTTTCGCCGCTTCGTCCAATTCCCGCGGGATGCCGTCGAAGTACCCGGCCAGCATCCAGATCGAGAACGGCAGGGAAAAAGTCAGGTAGGTGATGATCAGGCCGATCCGGGTGCCCACCAGTTGGATGCCCAGCACCGTGTTGATGTTCACGAAAATCAAGAACAGCGGCAACAGGAAGAGCACCCCGGGGAACATCTGGGTGGAAAGCACCGTGGTGGAGAACAGCCCGCGGCCGAAGAACTTGTAACGGCTCATCGTGTAGGCGGCGAAAATCGCGATGATCACGCTGATCACGGTCGCCGAGCCGGCGACGATCAGCGAGTTCCCGAAATATCCGGCCAACGGCACGGTTTTCCAGATGTCGATGAACGGTTGGATCGTGAGATTGGACGGCCACCAGGTGAACGGGCCCTGCACATCGGCAAGCGGCTTCAGGGCCGAAGTGATCATGACGTAGATCGGCAGCGCAGTGAACACGCCCAATATGGCGAGGGTGACGATTCGGAAGGTTTTGCTCCCCTGGGTTTCACGCACGCTTGGACCTCCGGTTCATGATCAGCAAATAGACCCCGCTGACCAGCAGCAAAAAGAGCAGCAACAACACCGACATTGCCGAACCGGAGCCGAAATTCCAGGTCAGGAATGAGGCGTTGTAGATGTGGAACGAAATCAAGTCCCCTTGCGGCGGCTGCGCGCTGCCGAAGAGCACGAACGGGGTGTTGAAGTCGTTGAAGGTCCACAAGAACATCACCAGCAGGAGCACCAGGTTGACCGGACGCATCATCGGCAAAGTGATCGAGCGCCACTGCCGGAACGGCTTCGCGCCGTCCACCGCCGAAGCTTCATAGACGTCCTGCGGGACCGACTGCAATCCGGCCATCAGCATCAGGAAGGCGAAAGGCCACATCTTCCAAATCGCCACCACGACCAGCGCCACGAAGGAATTGTCGCCGATCAGCCAGAAGGGCTTCTCGCCCGGCAGATTCAGCACATCGTAGAGGAAGAAATTGATCGCGCCGGTGTCTTTCTGGAACATGAATTTCCAGGTGATGATCGCGGCGTAGGTGGGCAGCGCGTAGGGAATCAGGAACAACGTCCGCAGGAAGCCCCGGCCGAAGAACTTCCGCTGCAACGCCACCGCGCCGGCCATCCCGAAGGACCAGGAAAATCCGACCACCAGAACCGTGAAGGCGCAAGTGACCAGGAAGGACTGCAACAGGCTCTGCCCGATCGCGCCGTTGAAATCGATCGCCATCTGGTAGTTGCCCAGGCCCAGGAACGGCGCATTGCTCCAGTTCGCGATGAACACCTTGGTCAGCTTGAAGAAGCTGACCCAAATCCCGAAAACCATCGGGATCACATGGATGAGCAATTCGAAAAGCACCGCCGGCGCCAGCAAGGCATAAGGCAACCAACGGCCCACCGGCTTGCGTTTGACGAATTCAGATCGTCTTTTCGGAACTGCCGGGGGCTCCGTGGAGCTTTCGGCGCGGGTCATCGCGGACACGTCAATTCTCTTCCTTCTCAACAATCTCGCCAGGGTCCACCAGGCCGGGCGGGGCCGGGGATATCCGGTCAATGGCCGGCGAGGCATTCGGCCACCTCGCCGGCCTCGCGTCATCCGGCCGCGGCGACCTGATCCTGTGCGGTTTTGAACGCCTTGCGGATGTCATCGGAACTGACCGTGCCGCCGGAAGCGATCGTGGCGAAGAACTGGTTCATCGCTTTGCCGACGGTGTTTTCGAATTGGTCTTCGTTCGGCGTCAGCGGGAGCGGCTTGGACATGTTCGCGTAGATGTCCGCGAAGGTCTTCGCCTCCTCGGCGTTGTCCGTGAACACCGGTTTGGCGTCCTTGAGCACCGGAAGCGAGGAGAACGGCTTGCCCAGCGTGGTTTGGACCTCCGGGCTGGTCATGAAGTTCACGAACTTCAGCGCCGCATCCTTGTTCTTGGTGTTCTTGAAGACCGAGAGGTTGATCCCGGCGACGAAGCTCGCGATTTTCTGCTTTGCATTCTCCGGAGCCGGGAGCGGGACCACGCCATAGGCATCGCTTTTCATCCCGTTGCTGGTCAGTGAATTGTCGGCGTTGTTCTGGGTCAGGATCATCGCCACTTTCCCGGTGGCGAAGTCGTTGACCGCCTTGGTGCCGTTGTCATACTGCGCATTGCCCGGGTCGACCACTTTGTCGGTTTGCATCAGGTCCAAGTAGCGCTTGACGCCGTTCACCACACCGTCGGAATCGAAGGTCGGCTTAGCATCCTGATCGAAGAGCTCAGCCCCGTTCTGCGCCGAATTGATGAACGCGAAATGCGCATTCTCGGTGTAACTGGCGGCAGCGAGGGCCAGGCCGTGGACTCCCCCGGCAGTCAGCTGCTTGGCCGCGGCGACCATCGCTTCCCAGGTGGCCGGCGGCTGCAACCCGGCCGCGGCGAACATCGCCTTGTTGTAATAGAGCCCGTAAGCCAAACCGTAGAGCGGTACCGAGGTCGGGGGCTGGCCCGGGGCGCCGCCGGTGTCGAGCGCGGTTTTGACGAATTTGTCCGCACCGCCGATCGCCTGCATCTCGGCGTCGCCGTAAGGCAGGAAGGCACCGGTGGCCTGCAACGAGGATGCCCAGGTGTTGCCGATGTTGACCACGTCCGGAGCCTGGCCCGAAGTGACCGCCGTCTGGATCCGGGTCTGCAGGTCGTTCCAGCCGATGACTTCGAGATTCACTTTGACGCCGGTCTGCTGCTGGAACTTTTCCAACAGCGGCGTCAGGTTCTGCTTGTCGTTGTCCAAGCTGGTGCCTTGATTCGAGGCCCAATAGGTAAGCGCCGCATCGCCGGATCCGGTTGAACTGCCGCTGCCCCCGCAAGCGGCAGTGCTGAGTGCTAACGCGGCAAGCGCCGCTGTTGCTACGAGTTTGCGAACTTTCACGGAAGACTTCCTTGTCGGTTGAACCGGCGCAGATCACCGCCATGTGATCTGGCCCACAATGGTTATCCTCAACCTAGAACAACTTATGCCGAAGGTCAATCAAAAGTTTGCAATAAGCTGGCGTTTCTTGCCGATGCCCGCTGGATCCCTCTCCCACGCGCGCTGAGCGTTGACTTGTGGCGGGTTTGGCGCACTCAGAACCGCCGCAAGTCAACGCTCAGCGGATCCGCTACAGCGCGATCAGCGAAGGGCTACCGTGCGACCGGAAGGACTACAGCGCAGCGAGGGCCGCGTCGATCCGCCCCGCGGAGAGCACGTGGTCGGTGAC
Proteins encoded in this window:
- the aceA gene encoding isocitrate lyase yields the protein MSENQQKTAEALELEWAANPRWEGVRRDYSAADVVKLAGRVQEEATLARRGSEKLWDQLRNAGPEGYTNALGALTGNQAVQQVKAGLKAIYLSGWQVAADANTSGNTYPDQSLYPVNSVPTVVRRINNALLRADQIEFSEGKQSVEDWLVPIVADAEAGFGGPLNAYELMKSMIQAGASGVHWEDQLASEKKCGHLGGKVLIPTQQHVRTLNAARLAADVAGVPSVIIARTDAEAATLITSDVDERDQEFITGERTAEGFYKVRNGIEPCIARAKAYAPYSDLIWMETGTPDLELAKKFSEAVRSEFPDQMLAYNCSPSFNWKKHLDDATIAKFQRELGAMGFKFQFITLAGFHALNYSMFDLAHGYARDGMSAYVELQEKEFASEDRGYTATKHQREVGTGYFDLVATALNPSGSTLALAGSTEAQQFH
- a CDS encoding ArsR/SmtB family transcription factor, whose product is MDEIFRALSDPSRRSLLDDLNRRNGQTQGELCSGLSMARQSVSKHLAILEHANLISTVKRGREKLHYLNAEPINAIADRWINRYDQRRAAALADLKSALEHNPMDNSGTDEDFVYTTYIKTTPEKLWQALTEPAFIKQYWGIELISDWKVGSTIDWQVAGVTISEPEQVVLISDKPRKLSFTWHTVTEEFGKAINADPQEVADMAAEKRSTATFELEQQGDVVKLTLIHSGFPKDSALRAGVSQGWQPILSSLKTLLETGTPLPAE
- a CDS encoding DsbA family oxidoreductase, with translation MKIEIWSDIACPWCYIGKRRFETALAGFPQRDQVELEWKSFQLDPSLPEHYDGTELEYLSQRKGMAEAQVAQMFEHVKAQAAGEGLAYDFDTLTVANSHLGHELIHFAAQHGKQDQAKEALLRLHFEQGVDIGDVDALVEVAVGLDLEGAAARAALTDREFEADVDQDIAEAHTLGIQGVPFFVIDRKYGVSGAQSPEVFSQTLNEAWKESHPLIMNGTADAEACGPDNCAI
- a CDS encoding carbohydrate ABC transporter permease, which produces MTRAESSTEPPAVPKRRSEFVKRKPVGRWLPYALLAPAVLFELLIHVIPMVFGIWVSFFKLTKVFIANWSNAPFLGLGNYQMAIDFNGAIGQSLLQSFLVTCAFTVLVVGFSWSFGMAGAVALQRKFFGRGFLRTLFLIPYALPTYAAIITWKFMFQKDTGAINFFLYDVLNLPGEKPFWLIGDNSFVALVVVAIWKMWPFAFLMLMAGLQSVPQDVYEASAVDGAKPFRQWRSITLPMMRPVNLVLLLVMFLWTFNDFNTPFVLFGSAQPPQGDLISFHIYNASFLTWNFGSGSAMSVLLLLFLLLVSGVYLLIMNRRSKRA
- a CDS encoding helix-turn-helix domain-containing protein, translated to MRFFTYHQEMTSPTWQRPAPGTKRDPGNDEIDVISLGRRVRHLRKSAKLTLDDLGLMVDAAPSQLSMIENGKREPKLSLLHGLSKALGVSIEQLLGAEPPSRRAALEIELERAQRGSLYESLGLPKVRVSSRLSMDALEALVGLQAELERRLNEQIATPEEARRANTALRLQMRERNNYFGEYEAEAAKVLSGVGYAGGPLSQHVIADIANHLGFTLHHVTDLPHSTRSVTDLKNRRIYLTQSSRSEHDPRSVLLQALGHYVLGHQTPTSYGEFLSQRVATNYFAAALLLPEKQTVDFLQRAKAAKSIAVEDIRDAFAVSYETAAHRFTNLATEHLGILTHFQKVHESGIVYKAYENDGVTFPTDHTGAIEGQPICKYWTSREVFDVSDKFSAYNQYTDTPAGTYWCTARTERSSGGEFSLSIGLPYAHAKWFRGRETTERSKSRCPDESCCRRPPAALASAWNGNAWPSARAHSHLLAAMPPGVFPGVDETEVYSFLAAHAPEAGPAS
- a CDS encoding carbohydrate ABC transporter permease, whose translation is MRETQGSKTFRIVTLAILGVFTALPIYVMITSALKPLADVQGPFTWWPSNLTIQPFIDIWKTVPLAGYFGNSLIVAGSATVISVIIAIFAAYTMSRYKFFGRGLFSTTVLSTQMFPGVLFLLPLFLIFVNINTVLGIQLVGTRIGLIITYLTFSLPFSIWMLAGYFDGIPRELDEAAKVDGAGPMGALWRVVLPAARPGLIAVAIYSFMTSWGEVLFASVMTTDENRTLAVGLQLYSTQTNVYWNQIMAASLVVSIPVVVGFLFLQKNFVAGLTAGAVK
- the aceB gene encoding malate synthase A; its protein translation is MNSTNSLNGITFNGITLTAQPIHRQEEILTPEALDFIAALHRATSGRRQELLQDRQTRRQQIGNGVDPRFLRETSAIREDPNWRVAPPAPGLEDRRVEITGPVDRKMTINALNSGAKVWLADMEDSSTPSWRNVIQGQINLIDALERRIDFTSPEGKEYKLGAENPTIVVRPRGWHLPEKHMLINNKPIAGGLVDFGLYFFHNAKRLIAQGKGPYFYLPKIENHLEARLWNDIFILAQDLLDIPQGTIRATVLIETITAAFEMEEILYELRDHASGLNAGRWDYLFSVIKNFRTRGPRFVLPDRNEITMTAPFMRAYTEQLVRACHRRGAMAIGGMAAFIPNRRDPEANEIALGKVRADKTREATDGFDGSWVAHPDLVPVAMEVFDGALGERPNQIEKLREDVIPDDKALLNVAATQGSITEAGVRMNIEVGIRYIESWLRGNGAAAIHNLMEDAATAEISRSQIWQWIYSEAITDQGEIITEAWVRELLDDEFSKIERSEGDRFDDAREIFEEVALGEAFPTFLTVPAYARFLHEARDAELSAA
- a CDS encoding ABC transporter substrate-binding protein, which produces MKVRKLVATAALAALALSTAACGGSGSSTGSGDAALTYWASNQGTSLDNDKQNLTPLLEKFQQQTGVKVNLEVIGWNDLQTRIQTAVTSGQAPDVVNIGNTWASSLQATGAFLPYGDAEMQAIGGADKFVKTALDTGGAPGQPPTSVPLYGLAYGLYYNKAMFAAAGLQPPATWEAMVAAAKQLTAGGVHGLALAAASYTENAHFAFINSAQNGAELFDQDAKPTFDSDGVVNGVKRYLDLMQTDKVVDPGNAQYDNGTKAVNDFATGKVAMILTQNNADNSLTSNGMKSDAYGVVPLPAPENAKQKIASFVAGINLSVFKNTKNKDAALKFVNFMTSPEVQTTLGKPFSSLPVLKDAKPVFTDNAEEAKTFADIYANMSKPLPLTPNEDQFENTVGKAMNQFFATIASGGTVSSDDIRKAFKTAQDQVAAAG